The genomic stretch AGGGGCACCATTCAATGCAggctgcaaggcaaaacaagaGTAAGGAAGAAATGCCGTCCTGCCCTCCCCTCAAGGCCTGCTTTCCCAGATGACAGTGAGAGACAAAGTTCCTACTTATCAGCATAAACACCAGCCTCTGCGGGCTGAGGGAACAACCTGCATGCTGAAAGTACTAGTAACAGAGAACACGTTACTGCCAGGCTTCAGTAACTGCTCTGGCCCCAATTCCATAGGAACTTCATTCCTAATCTTCAGTTCAGAACTGTACTCTGTCTGCCTGAGAAACAAActgctcccctgccctgggcaacACCACGTTTCCCCATGTTCTCTCCAGTAGTTTCTGACACGCTTGGCAAAGGATACATTACTTCCagagttacttttcttcagGTAAGGAGCAAATCTATCGCTGTTCAGGACATAGGACCAACCAACTCACTTCCAGGCACATTCGGAGCCCGTTGACTCAGGAACTCCACACATAAGGAATTTCACAAGAGTACAGGGAAAGTTACACAACCACCAGCCCAGCAGAATAACCCGGGCACCACTGCCCCGCAGCTCCCCTCAGCGCTCCTCTGCAGTGCAGCCGGCTGTCCACGTGCACAGAAATGGCACCCAGTGCTGGGagaaaaccccacaaccaaccCTGCTTCTGACACCACCTATCTGAAAGGCCAGAAAAAGACACAGATGCTAGGATCTGCCCACTCTCTTTCAATAAAATCAATACCCACCGTaagatttcttctgcttcctcaccctgtttctttttttccgtGCAGAGCCTAAAGCGTGACActgaaccacagaaaaaaacctcaaggcTTGTGCAATCCTAGGTTAATAGATAAGAACTGAAGAGGCTCAGGGCTACAACTAAATTCTGAATGAGCTCTCTGTGCACTTCTCTTGGAGAGAGGTGCTTCCAGACCTGCCGTGCTCCAGCTCCAAGTTACTCACCGTATTACACGAAGTCAGAAGGTTGATGACGTTGTGATCGAATTGTGTCACGTGGTTGGCGATATACACCCTCACATTGACATCACGAAGCCGGGGATCACTTTGCCGCACAAATAAGCCCAGCACTGAGCACATCACACGTACAATAAACCTGGTGCGGGGGAAAGAGGTTTCCTCGAGTCCTGCAGTCTGAGCCATTGCTGGCTTACACATCCAACCAACAGAACGGAGATCTGGGAATTTGTGTGACTTGACAAAGGACACTGGTACAAAATGGAAACGATATGACAGATGTCTGGGACAGGAATTTGTTagagggctgcagctggggctgaaggctgcctgcagagctgtagCTGCAGCATGAAACACGGGGCAGCAAGCCACCACAGAATTTCTTAGCAGGATACCCAGCTGATCCAAGCGTTTCAGATCAGTCCTTGAGCACTCAAGAGGCAATTGCCAGCTTTGGTCTTGGCAGAGAAGGCACCTTCATGGGTCCTGGGGACAAAGAGTCCTGAAAGCACAGCTCCCTGTAAACCTCTGCACGAGCCAAGCCTCTACGGCTAAGGACCCCAAACAGGCAagggcagccccccgccccatGGTGCCCCACAGCGGTGTCTGCACAccacattcccccccccctccccaggcaacAGCAGGAGCTCTGCGCCCTGGGGAGAGCCAGGCTCACGCACCGTCGCAGCACGCTGTCAGGCAGGGCGCAGCTGACCAGAAAGACGTGTATGCCGATGAAGAGGCGCAGGatgagcaggcagagccccacGGGCGCGTagagcagcagggccaggagcagGAACCCATCGGTGGGAAACCTGTAGGGCCCAAGAGCAGCACAGACAGCCTGAGCGCGGCCGAGACGTGTACGGGATTGCCGGACCCCCAGCTCGGCCCTCCCCAGGGACCACCCTCCATCCCCCACTCCGTGTAACCTTCCGGGCCTCCCCAACGAGACACCCAACCGATCCCGGGCCTCCACGCGGGCCTCCCGGACACACCGTGGACCCTCATCGGTCCCCCCGCGGGACACCCCGACCCTCCTCCCGAGGCTCCCGGAGGATACCTCTGCCCCCGCTGGACCCCCAGGGCCTCCCCCCGCTAAGGGACGCCCCAGCTTCCTGCGCGGACCTCCCACGGGACACCCCGAACCCCCGGGCCTCGCCCGGGAGCCCGCGGCCCACCCCCACGAAACACGGAGAGGGCCACGCGCGCCCCACCAGGCCGCCACAGCTCTCACCGGTGCGAGTCGAAGAGCCGCTCAGGGCCCGGGGCCGCAGGAGACTCCATCCCCACCGCAGGCGGTACCTCAGGGACGCCCCACACCCGCCGCCATCTTcccccgcggccgcccgccTGGCCCGCGCGGGGCAGCTTGGGAGGCCCGGCGCCTTCCCGGCGTGCACCGCGCGAAccccgctccctccctctcGCCGCGGAGGCCTCGGCGGCCGGTGACGCGGGGAGGGCGGTTGGCGGGTCCGAAGGGCCCGGTGAGCTGCTCTCGCCGCAAACCCCGCCTGCCCTCCCCCGCCGGCGGCCGCGCTACGCCTGCCGGCACGACTCGCAGCTGGACTACGACTGGCAGCGGGACTACAGCTCCCAGCGCGCCCCGCGGCGGACTACAGCTTCCGGCAGGCCTCCGCCTCAGAACTACAGCTCCCAGCGTGCCCCGCGGGCGGGACGACGCCTCCCGGGCAGGCCTGGCGGGGCGGGACTTCAGCTCCCAGCGTGccccgcgggcgggcgggcccGCAGCAGCATGGCGGCGCTGGCGCGGTGGGCGCGGGTCCCGCTGCGGCCCGGTGCGGCGCGTTGGTGCCGGGCGCTGTGTGGGGCCGCCGAGGttcccccgccgccgccgcctccgcccccgccaccgcccccctctccctcccccggAGGCCGGGCGCTGGCGGCGGCGCTGGGCGCCGGAGCGGCGGCGCTGGTGCTGTTGTGGGCCCGGGAGGGCGAGGGCCGCCGgcccgcgctgcccgccctGCGAGCCGCCgtgcccgccccgccgccgccgcccgcctcgCCCCGCGCTGCCTTCAACTTCATCGCCGACGTGGTGGAGAAGACGGCGCCCGCGCTGGTCTACGTGGAGATCGTGGGCAGGTACCGGCACCGCAGCCCCCGCGGCCCGGAGCCGGCTTCCCCGCTACCCGGCGGGGCGGTTTCCCTCCTGACCCTGTCTCGGTCCCCTCCCGACCTGCTCCTGCGGGAAGGGTCTGGCCTCGTCCTCCCCGCACCCTCCAGGGAGGGACCCCCCGACCCTCCCCGCGCAGCGCAGCCCGCTGTCCCGGCCGCCCCCGGGGCCTCCGCTGGCCTCTCCCGCGGCCGCCCCGTCCCGTGTCCCAGGCACCCGTCCGGCTGGGGCCCCACAAGTGCCGCGGGAGGGACGGATCCGTCCCCTCGCCAAGCTGCCGGCACACACGGGCGGCACGCAGGGCCGGCACACACAGAGCCGGCACACGCAGGGCCGGCACACACAGAGCCGGCACACAGGGCTGGCACACACAGAGCCGGCACACAGGGCTGGCACACACAGCCGGCCTTTGCCACAGGGACACGTCACTGCCGCCTTCTTGTCCTCTAGGGCTGTTTTGGCAAAGCCGCTTTCTAGGCAGCGGCCCCAGGCTGTCCTGTGGTGCAGGTCCTGCCCCAGGAGCACGACTTTGCGTTTACCTTTGAATTCCATGATGTTCTTGCCATCCTGcgtctccagcctgtccaggcaCCTCTGAATAGtagctctgcccttcagcttGCCGGCCATTCCAGTGTGCTGTCACCTGCGGGCTTGCTGAGTGCCTGCAGCGTCCTGTTCTCCGGTTCACGAACAAGGGCATTAAATGGTGCTGGCCCTTCTCAGTTCGTGAGGCGTGGGGTTAGTAGCTGACCACCAGCAGCCTTGCAGGCTGGTGTGATGTTTGCCCTTTCCAGCCCTTTCCTCTTTACCACTGTGACATTTGAGCACTTGCAGGGACATCAGGCAGCCCCCTCGTGTATCCTGTCTGGTGCCATGGACTTGTGCGTGCCCAGCTGGCTTCAGCAATCCCTTCCTTGATCTTCTGTGTAATGCTGCGTTTGCACAGGCTCTGACTCTGAGCACGGGGACTTGGGAGGCCCAGGGAACAAGGCAAAAAGGCACTGAGCACCTCAGCCCTGTCTGTGTCTTGAGTCACTAGGTCCCTTGCCTCACCCAGCACCGGGCCTTCCCGCAGAGGTCAGGGTGATTGTCATCCCCCGTGGGGACCAGAGTCTGCAATTGTGCGTCTTCCTCTAGCTATCTAAAGGTGTACCCATCACCTCCCAAGTGGTTATTACCTGCTCTGAGGCAAGGCTCTGCGTGTTCGGGCTACTCATTTGTGCAGATCACAACCCCTCCTAATTGCCTCCTTGCTGCTCCTTCCCAAAGAGCCTGCACCATCCATTGCAGCTCTCCACTCGTGTGAGCTTCCCACCGTGGCTCTGTAGTCCCAGCGGGATCGTACCTGCATGCTTGCACGTGGGCTCCTGATTGTTCCTGCTTGTTCCCCTGCTTGTGTGCATGTTTGTGCAGACTCTCGAGATGGGGACCTTtcatggggaagagaaggagtCTCCCCATCGTGCTGTTGCCCAGACACCCTCACTATCCCCAGCTTCTTTCCAGGCCTACCAGTCTGCctggcccctgcctgccctccacAGGGTCCCTGTCGCCCCTCCCTGACCTGTGCCCCCCTTGCAGGCATCCCTTTTCGGGCCGTGACGTGCCCATCTCTAACGGGTCGGGTTTCCTGGTGTCTCCGGATGGGCTCATTGTGACCAACGCACACGTGGTGGCAAACCGGCGGCGCGTGCGAGTGAAGCTGGCCAGTGGCGAGCAGTATGACGCCGTGGTGCAGGATGTGGACCAGGTTGCAGACATCGCTACCATCAAGATCAAGCCTAAGGTGCGCGTCACGGTTGTGGAGATGCTTCCTTTGTTCTCTCTCGTCTGCTCACCAtcctcctctcttccagcacccgctccccaccctgccccttGGGCGCTCCTCCGAGGTGCGGCAGGGAGAGTTCGTGGTGGCCATGGGCAGCCCGTTCGCCCTGCAGAACACCATCACCTCTGGTATCGTCAGCTCTGCCCAGCGGGGCAGCCGGGAGCTGGGCCTGACCGCCTCCGACATGGAGTACATCCAGACTGATGCTGCTATCGACGTAAGGGGAGCTTGCGGTGCACGGCGGGTCGGCAACTCATCCCAGCTGCCCtccttggggaggggggagctggggaagggctgtgggtgctgtgaggTTAGAGGAGGCTAGGCACAGAGCACTGGGGGACAAAGGGATTCTGGCCAGTCACCCAGCGCTGGCTGCGTTTCTTGGCCTGACCCTGTTCTCTGGACTCTGCCTCCCTGCCGCGGGTCCCGCTGTGCAAGGATATCACTTTCATGGCCTCTTTACTGCTCTCTCCTCTGCCGTAGTTTGGGAACTCCGGGGGCCCCCTCGTCAACTTGGTAAGTTGTCCTGCTGGCGCCCTCGCTGGCTGGGGCAGACATGTGCCATCCGCCTTTGGTGTGTGGCCCCTGGGGCTCGGTGCCCCTTGGTGGAAACACCTGTGGGTGCTACAGCTGCCAGGAGGGAGGGACTGTGCGTGCTCCAGGCTCCCTGTGAGGAGGAGCGGGGATCAGCCCAGCGTGGGAGCCCTGTGCAGCGTCTGTGTCGCAGAGCCTGAGCCGATGGGGCTCTGGCgaggcagagctgagccctGCCCTGGTgatgctggcagggcagagagggggGCTGCGTgggctgcagcccatgggagcGGTCCCTGCGCAGCCTCAGCAGGGCCGTGCAGTCTGCggaagcagcaggctgggaagggATGGGTGCCCAAATGGGTTCTCTCCACACGGTGCAGGTGGGATAGCACGGTGCCCTTTCCCCTGCAGGACGGTGAAGTGATTGGGGTGAACACCATGAAGGTGACATCAGGCATCTCTTTTGCCATCCCCTCAGACCGGCTGCGGAAGTTCCTGCAAAAGGAGGAGCAGCGCAAAAGTGAGTTGGGTGTCTCCCTGCTCACGTATTGGGGGAAGgaggccaggaggaggaggatgaaagaGGGAAGCTCTGGCACAGCTGGGCTCCGGGCCCTTCTGAGAGGAGGGCAAGCAGAGCGGGAGAAATAGTCATTGCGGGGTAAGAAGATTCTCCCATCTGGCATGAAAGTCCCCTCTGCCATgggaaagctgtgctgctgcttccctgcccACAGGGGCCTGAGGGACTGCAAGGAGGATGCTGGCCTGCATCTGCTGCGCATACAGACTTTTAAAGTGTCCCAGGTAGCTAGCACTTAGGTCCCCAGGGGCAggtgaggaatttttttttttgtccattgCTACTTTTCGTTAGATCTCAACATCTGGGAAGATGAGTGGAGCATTTGTTGAtgtttaaaaagggaaaggatgACCTGGAAACTGGGGGCAACTTAGCCTTGTGTGTACTAGTGAAAACACAGGTGCAGGATTCGGCTGCATCGTAAAGGACAGATAGTTAATGTAGTTCCTCTAGAACATTGCctggttttgttcctttatGTTTGTGGTAATTTATTTAATGCAGGCTCTTGTTATCTGGCTCTCATGTTGACTCCGTGAAGTGATATTCTCGGTCAAAAAAATGACAGCTCAAATCAGGAAAGCGAAGCATGCAATATGTATAAAGCTCTAACTGGTAAATGGAACTTAAATAAGCTGTTGGTAGGGAATCAGAATGAGTCCCTCTGCACAGCGTCTGCCTTGAGGTGTGGGCTTTGTGACTCGGCTGGCTCAGACGAGTGCTGTTCTGAGTGCGTGTCTGTTTTCAGCCTTGCCACTTGATGTCTTTTCCTTTGACAGGCTCTTGGTTTGGCAATACAGAGACAAAGCGCCGTTACATAGGGGTGATGATGCTGACTCTTACACCAAGGTATGTGTTCTAAGGTTGGGGGCCAACAGGCCGGTCTTGTTGGGGTGTGTGGCTGTGTGATGGGATCTTACATGCTAAACATGAGTGCCTGGTTTTGGGAGGATTGTCTTAGCAGCTTAAGCATTCGCTCTCAGATCTCTTTATGCTCGTGTCGTACTTAGACTCTAGGCTGTCTCAGAGATAAATTAGAAGCTTGCAAGTTTCTACACTTGTGGCAGAATCTGCAAGCAGATAAAAAGTCCCTGAACC from Balearica regulorum gibbericeps isolate bBalReg1 chromosome 4, bBalReg1.pri, whole genome shotgun sequence encodes the following:
- the HTRA2 gene encoding serine protease HTRA2, mitochondrial gives rise to the protein MAALARWARVPLRPGAARWCRALCGAAEVPPPPPPPPPPPPPSPSPGGRALAAALGAGAAALVLLWAREGEGRRPALPALRAAVPAPPPPPASPRAAFNFIADVVEKTAPALVYVEIVGRHPFSGRDVPISNGSGFLVSPDGLIVTNAHVVANRRRVRVKLASGEQYDAVVQDVDQVADIATIKIKPKHPLPTLPLGRSSEVRQGEFVVAMGSPFALQNTITSGIVSSAQRGSRELGLTASDMEYIQTDAAIDFGNSGGPLVNLDGEVIGVNTMKVTSGISFAIPSDRLRKFLQKEEQRKSSWFGNTETKRRYIGVMMLTLTPSILAELKLRDPSFPDVSYGVLIHKVIIGSPAHQAGMKAGDVVLEINGQASRRAEDVYEAVRTQQSLALLVRRGYDTLLVSVIPEVTE